The following proteins come from a genomic window of Crassostrea angulata isolate pt1a10 chromosome 1, ASM2561291v2, whole genome shotgun sequence:
- the LOC128160953 gene encoding uncharacterized protein LOC128160953, with translation MAAQLQYFKKAFFLSLVLVSISHHVNAAVGQDEKCIVDKTKPASEEGNYMDCTDETLVAQGKTDCCAQDGSVGCCKPGERWGKMIAIGVGISVTFIVLALLYIYLFWCKRGTVPFLDRLFDRAKAKYYAAEDAMPCCASRTEQRKQAAEIMAKSKDQPALSLPEDVHDETSKDRWWDGQFIKNE, from the exons ATGGCTGCTCAGCTTCAGTACTTTAAGAAGGCGTTTTTTCTTTCCTTGGTTTTAGTATCCATCTCTCACCATGTTAATGCTg CCGTTGGACAAGATGAAAAATGTATTGTGGACAAAACCAAGCCCGCGTCAGAGGAGGGTAACTACATGGACTGCACGGACGAAACTCTGGTGGCCCAGGGCAAGACGGACTGCTGCGCCCAGGACGGGTCGGTGGGCTGCTGCAAGCCCGGGGAGAG ATGGGGCAAAATGATCGCCATTGGAGTGGGCATAAGTGTGACCTTTATCGTCCTCGCTCTCCTGTATATTTATCTGTTTTGGTGCAAAAGAGGCACAGTACCATTTCTGGACCGACTGTTTGATAGAGCCAAGGCAAAATACTACGCTGCGGAAGATGCTATGCC GTGCTGTGCCAGTAGGACAGAGCAGAGGAAACAGGCTGCAGAGATCATGGCCAAGTCCAAGGACCAGCCGGCGCTGTCCCTCCCCGAGGACGTGCATGACGAAACGTCCAAGGACCGCTGGTGGGACGGGCAGTTCATCAAGAACGAATAA